The Fodinibius saliphilus genome has a segment encoding these proteins:
- a CDS encoding sigma-70 family RNA polymerase sigma factor: MMSEKTLQELAELFCKNPSDGLRDAIISKSMPLIRSIIGKINIPDQPLTQQEDIESAGISGLIQAMDSYDCERNIKFNTFVYYRIRGNIIDYLRKIDQLPRKKRKDYGQVKKTIQELSQQLGRKPSDGEVANALDMSIERYRTLLSNVQTRNALSLDSSLGNSGDDSGSFYDIHENPNVELPDQDLVNKERTEILKEKIGNLNERDRLILTLYYYEDMTMQEVALLLELSEARISQIVGRILLQLKEDLVGEKVTVS, from the coding sequence ATGATGTCTGAGAAAACACTTCAAGAACTTGCCGAGTTATTCTGCAAGAATCCATCAGATGGACTTCGCGATGCAATCATAAGTAAATCTATGCCACTTATACGCAGTATTATTGGGAAGATCAATATTCCCGATCAACCGCTCACCCAGCAAGAGGATATCGAAAGCGCGGGCATTAGTGGGCTTATACAAGCCATGGATTCCTATGATTGTGAACGAAATATCAAGTTCAATACCTTCGTTTACTATCGTATTCGCGGCAATATTATCGATTACCTTCGTAAAATTGATCAGCTACCGCGCAAAAAGCGTAAAGATTACGGGCAGGTTAAGAAAACGATACAGGAACTATCACAACAACTTGGTCGTAAACCCAGCGACGGAGAAGTTGCCAATGCGCTGGATATGAGTATCGAACGTTATCGCACGCTGCTCTCGAATGTACAAACCCGTAATGCGCTCTCTCTTGATAGCAGCTTAGGCAATAGTGGCGATGATTCCGGATCATTCTATGACATTCACGAAAATCCAAATGTTGAGCTCCCAGACCAAGATCTGGTTAATAAAGAGCGAACTGAAATATTGAAAGAGAAGATTGGAAATCTTAATGAGCGAGACCGTCTAATTCTTACGCTGTATTATTACGAGGATATGACTATGCAAGAGGTTGCCCTTTTGTTGGAACTGTCAGAAGCTCGAATCTCTC